The following are encoded in a window of Fusarium falciforme chromosome 11, complete sequence genomic DNA:
- a CDS encoding Zn(2)-C6 fungal-type domain-containing protein — MSLHSANSETSPTVNSHQDGSSKPSALACTECRRKHVKCDAGSPQCIRCQTQGLRCRYEPSRRGLKRRKLHHFASRSPADLSTVGASTDSTLRAGRREPEQIVWDSADPHSALTDFQPSVDGNDYPWSEPSLGECLLQSAQTAGDETEPVEDDTLLINLFYTNFFRAHPFLVPRALYTLQNYPPYMKLVIHLIGCHYSGTICSETMQGLADDALKKAWDRGERNFVLVQALLLFSMILHARCVYDRSRSSLSEAISLALDLNMHRKSFSVTHSAGSPVVEESIRRTWWELYITDGFMAALDHKPNFRCNSVKSDMPLPCEEFLYSGEPLLFEPSTLEQFESRIYTNDDLPFSSFAYRIEAAQLFARALSIASTHEVHRDQIQNVDNLLAAWPHHLGVGKAEPVDSTGGVDHTLLQAHAVAEYTTMYLHFPRSDLVGVIAAASGIKSSLDLLPTYSRSMHGIKAVEAAKRFIDLVGLESSALKHSPLMLNGLLLSCTIQLSASSLRPSRYSGQFHSRLCLSLGILKTLYPVWALAREVSDGIRSMANQALPRKKDMASDSALSLVDSGINVSSLAEVDMAFSWMDFPPQLPAMSEQDEQNPGS; from the coding sequence ATGTCCCTCCACAGCGCCAATTCCGAGACATCACCGACAGTGAACTCGCATCAAGATGGCTCCAGCAAACCCAGCGCGCTAGCATGCACCGAATGTCGCCGAAAGCACGTCAAATGCGATGCCGGTTCTCCTCAATGCATACGCTGTCAGACTCAGGGACTGCGATGTCGCTATGAGCCATCGCGACGAGGCCTAAAGCGACGAAAGCTTCACCATTTTGCTTCACGTTCTCCAGCAGACTTGTCAACGGTGGGGGCGTCAACGGATTCAACTCTGAGAGCTGGTCGGCGAGAGCCTGAGCAAATCGTCTGGGATTCCGCCGATCCTCACAGTGCTCTCACAGACTTCCAACCCTCCGTCGATGGAAATGATTACCCGTGGAGTGAGCCAAGCCTTGGAGAATGTCTTTTACAAAGCGCGCAGACCGCTGGTGATGAGACTGAGCCGGTGGAGGACGACACTCTTCTCATCAATCTTTTCTACACAAATTTCTTTCGAGCACATCCCTTCCTGGTGCCTCGAGCGCTCTACACGTTACAGAACTATCCTCCATACATGAAATTGGTCATTCATCTCATCGGCTGCCATTATTCCGGAACGATATGTAGCGAGACGATGCAAGGCCTGGCAGACGATGCACTAAAGAAGGCATGGGACCGAGGAGAGCGCAACTTTGTGCTGGTCCAGGCTCTTCTACTCTTTTCCATGATCCTTCATGCGCGCTGCGTATACGACAGATCCCGCTCAAGCCTCTCTGAAGCTATCTCTCTCGCCCTGGACCTCAACATGCACCGCAAATCATTCAGTGTCACCCACTCGGCTGGATCTCCAGTCGTGGAAGAAAGCATTAGGAGAACTTGGTGGGAGCTCTACATCACAGACGGCTTCATGGCCGCGCTCGACCACAAGCCTAACTTTCGATGCAATTCGGTCAAATCAGACATGCCTCTTCCATGTGAAGAATTTCTATACTCCGGGGAACCGCTGTTATTCGAACCTTCGACGCTTGAACAATTTGAGTCGAGGATATACACCAATGACGACCTCCCCTTTTCGTCTTTCGCGTACCGCATAGAGGCTGCCCAGCTCTTCGCTCGCGCGCTGTCGATAGCCTCGACTCATGAAGTCCATCGTGACCAGATCCAAAATGTCGACAATCTCTTGGCTGCCTGGCCGCATCACCTGGGTGTCGGTAAAGCAGAGCCTGTGGATTCTACAGGGGGCGTGGATCATACGCTCCTCCAAGCACACGCTGTCGCCGAGTACACGACCATGTACCTCCACTTTCCCCGAAGTGATCTTGTAGGTGTCATCGCAGCGGCCTCGGGAATAAAGTCTAGCCTGGATCTATTACCGACCTACTCAAGGTCGATGCATGGTATCAAAGCagtcgaggctgccaagcgCTTCATCGATCTGGTTGGTCTAGAATCATCAGCCCTCAAACACAGTCCCTTGATGCTCAATGGGTTGCTTCTCAGCTGCACCATTCAACTATCCGCTTCTTCACTACGCCCATCTCGATATTCCGGCCAATTCCACAGTCGTCTGTGCCTGAGTCTCGGCATACTAAAAACACTGTATCCGGTTTGGGCACTGGCTCGAGAGGTTTCGGATGGCATCAGGTCAATGGCTAACCAGGCCTTGCCCAGGAAGAAAGACATGGCATCAGATTCAGCTTTGTCTCTCGTTGATAGTGGGATTAATGTGAGCTCCCTGGCAGAGGTGGACATGGCATTCTCTTGGATGGATTTTCCACCGCAGTTACCGGCGATGTCGGAGCAAGACGAGCAGAATCCAGGCAGTTAG
- a CDS encoding Pectinesterase, translating to MKLLATLSFVTAAFAASRTSAPSGCLTVRKSPSSGQYGTIQAAVNALSTSASGSQCIFIDQGTYNEQVLVPKRSAQLSIYGYTADTSSYSGNKVTITAKKSQADGLNNDESATLRVKSPNFKLYNVNVANTYGKGSQAVALSAYADSGYYGCALTGYQDTLLSNEGYQLYSKCLIQGATDFIFGQKASSWFEKCDLRVVSASLGYITANGRDSSSNPSYYVFNNCNIAAASGNSVSNGAYYLGRPWREYARVVFQKTSMTSVINAAGWKVWNTGDERTSNVIFGEYSNTGAGASGTRASFYTKLSSAVSISTVLTGSYASKGYYDASYM from the exons ATGAAGTTGCTTGCCACCTTGAGTTTTGTTACTGCGGCTTTTGCTGCCAGCCGAACCTCTGCACCTAGCGGATGTTTGACTGTGCGAAAGTCCCCGTCCAGTGGCCAATACGGCACTATCCAAGCTGCCGTCAACGCCCTCTCCACCAGTGCGAGTGGCTCTCAATGCATCTTCATCGACCAGGGCACCTACAACGAGCAAGTCCTCGTGCCCAAGCGCTCAGCTCAGCTGTCCATCTACGGATACACTGCCGACACCAGCAGCTACAGCGGAAACAAGgtcaccatcaccgccaaGAAGAGCCAGGCTGATGGTCTCAACAACGACGAGAGCGCCACTCTCCGCGTCAAGTCCCCCAACTTCAAGCTGTACAATGTCAATGTTGCCAACACGTACGGCAAGGGCAGCCAGGCTGTCGCCTTGAGCGCCTACGCTGACAGCGGATACTACGGATGTGCCCTCACTGGATACCAGGACACTCTTCTCAGCAACGAGGGTTACCAGCTGTACTCCAAGTGCCTGATTCAGGGTGCCACTGACTTCATCTTTGGTCAGAAGGCCTCGAGCTGGTTTGAGAAGTGCGACCTTCGCGTCGTCAGCGCTTCGCTTGGCTACATCACAG CCAACGGCCGTGACTCTTCTTCTAACCCTTCCTACTACGTCTTTAACAACTGCAACATCGCGGCAGCCTCTGGCAACTCCGTCTCCAACGGCGCGTACTACCTGGGCCGTCCCTGGAGAGAGTATGCCCGCGTCGTCTTCCAGAAGACGAGCATGACCTCTGTCATCAACGCTGCCGGATGGAAGGTGTGGAACACCGGCGACGAGCGCACCAGCAACGTCATCTTTGGAGAGTACAGCAACACTGGTGCTGGAGCTTCGGGCACGCGAGCTTCTTTCTACACTAAGCTTTCTTCGGCAGTGTCTATCTCGACTGTCCTGACGGGCAGCTACGCCTCCAAGGGCTACTATGATGCCTCTTACATGTAA
- a CDS encoding CENP-V/GFA domain-containing protein: MAPVNSGSCLCGACTYSYTDEPAMKAVCYCGTCRKISGGTNTTNFVVPDEKFTVESGQPKVFSTEHETGMFITLFFCPNCGTTVWKEASAPQFKGVKFVQAGTLTDPTNFTGKIDVELYAPERASWLVALQGAEQKEQL; the protein is encoded by the exons ATGGCTCCCGTCAACTCTGGTAGCTGTCTCTGCGGGGCATGCACCTACTCATACACGGATGAGCCAGCTATGAAG GCTGTATGCTACTGTGGCACCTGCCGCAAGATCTCAGGAGGGACAAACACTACCAATTTTGTAGTCCCAGACGAAAAGTTCACCGTGGAAAGTGGCCAGCCCAAGGTATTTTCCACTGAGCACGAGACCGGCATGTTTAtcaccctcttcttctgtccCAACTGTGGGACGACCGTGTGGAAAGAGGCTTCGGCGCCCCAGTTTAAAGGAGTGAAATTCGTTCAGGCGGGAACACTCACGGACCCGACCAATTTCACTGGGAAGATTGATGTTGAGCTGTACGCTCCTGAGAGAGCCTCCTGGCTTGTCGCTCTTCAGGGCGCAGAGCAGAAGGAGCAGCTTTAA
- a CDS encoding AA-permease domain-containing protein, which produces MDIQTKTEAHDSTQSSKSVDFEAADDTQLERGLHGRHLQFIAIGAAVGTGLFIGTGNALATAGPVSLLIAFIFVGSLLFSVMVALGEMAAYIPVAGAFTTYATRFLDPTFGFAMGWVYWFSWTITFALELTAAGLIIQYWDKSLNIGIWIAVFWVLFTIANFLPVRWFGEFEMWFSSIKVITIIGFIIFSICVNAGVGQQGYLGFKYWGTPGAFAEHLAEGATGRFIGFWSVMITAGFSYQGSELVAIGAGETKDPQKTIPSAMRWTFWGVFSFFISTVFFLGLNIPYTNEGLLSDSQDASASPLVIVAQLAGVPVLPSILNAVLLTAVLTAANSDVYSSSRILISLADSGHAPAFLKKTNRFGTPYYAVGFCAIFGFLSFLNLSNDGTVVFNWFLSITSVAGFIAWAIINVCHIRFMKALSFYQIPRSSLPYVAPFQPYLSWYGLIFTVLIIITSGFEVFIEWDTSKFFTNYISLILFVVLVAGHKLLFRTKMVPIQEMDIVTGSA; this is translated from the coding sequence ATGGATATCCAGACCAAGACAGAGGCCCACGACTCGACACAGTCGTCCAAGTCTGTCGACTTCGAAGCTGCCGATGATACTCAGCTGGAGAGAGGACTCCATGGCCGACACCTCCAATTCATCGCCATCGGCGCTGCCGTAGGAACAGGCTTGTTCATCGGAACGGGAAACGCTCTTGCAACAGCCGGGCCTGTTTCTCTGCTCATCGCCTTCATCTTCGTGGGCAGCCTACTCTTCTCAGTCATGGTTGCGCTTGGAGAAATGGCTGCCTACATCCCTGTCGCAGGCGCTTTCACAACCTATGCCACACGCTTCCTCGATCCCACATTTGGTTTCGCCATGGGCTGGGTTTATTGGTTCAGCTGGACAATCACATTCGCCCTTGAGTTGACCGCCGCTGGCCTTATCATTCAATACTGGGACAAGAGCCTAAACATCGGTATCTGGATTGCTGTGTTTTGGGTTCTCTTCACTATCGCCAACTTCCTCCCGGTGCGGTGGTTCGGAGAGTTTGAGATGTGGTTCTCCAGCATCAAAGTCATCACTATCAttggcttcatcatcttTTCCATCTGCGTTAATGCAGGCGTTGGCCAACAGGGCTACCTGGGCTTCAAGTACTGGGGCACGCCGGGTGCGTTTGCTGAACATCTCGCAGAGGGCGCGACTGGCAGGTTCATCGGCTTCTGGTCCGTCATGATCACCGCCGGGTTCAGTTACCAGGGCTCAGAGCTTGTCGCCATCGGAGCTGGAGAAACCAAGGATCCCCAAAAGACAATTCCTTCTGCTATGCGTTGGACCTTCTGGGgtgtcttctccttcttcatctcgaccGTCTTCTTTCTCGGCCTCAATATCCCATACACAAATGAGGGCCTTCTCAGTGACTCTCAAGACGCTTCAGCTTCtcccctcgtcatcgtcgcccAACTTGCCGGAGTCCCGgtcctcccatccatcctcaaCGCAGTACTCCTTACCGCTGTTTTGACTGCCGCCAACTCGGATGTCTACTCGAGCAGCCGCATTCTTATCTCTTTGGCTGACTCAGGCCATGCCCCAGCTttcttgaagaagacgaaTCGCTTCGGAACACCATACTACGCAGTCGGATTCTGTGCCATTTTCGGATTTCTGTCATTCCTCAACCTGTCCAACGATGGCACAGTAGTGTTCAACTGGTTCCTCAGCATAACCTCGGTGGCAGGATTCATCGCCTgggccatcatcaacgtGTGCCATATCCGTTTCATGAAGGCCCTGTCTTTCTATCAAATCCCTCGATCAAGCCTACCCTACGTGGCCCCTTTCCAGCCATACCTCTCTTGGTACGGGCTAATATTCACTGTCCTCATCATTATCACAAGTGGCTTTGAGGTGTTTATTGAGTGGGACACCAGCAAGTTCTTCACAAACTACATCAGTTTGATCTTGTTCGTCGTCCTTGTCGCCGGACACAAACTCCTTTTCAGGACAAAGATGGTCCCAATTCAGGAGATGGATATCGTCACAGGGAGTGCGTAG